In Micropterus dolomieu isolate WLL.071019.BEF.003 ecotype Adirondacks linkage group LG17, ASM2129224v1, whole genome shotgun sequence, one genomic interval encodes:
- the robo1 gene encoding roundabout homolog 1 isoform X6 produces MITNARKSDAGKYVCVGTNMVGERESEIAELTVLERPSFVRRPGSQVVLVDQSVEFRCEARGDPVPTVRWRKDDGDLPKGRYEIREDHTLKIRRLTSADVGSYTCVAENMVGKAEASATLTVHVVSVPPAFVVKPRNQVVGVGRTVTFQCEATGNPQPAIFWQREGSQNLLFSYQPPQPSSRFSVSQTGDLTITDAERADMGYYSCQALNIAGSVITKALLEVTDVVSDRPPPVIRQGPTNQTVAVDGTVVLNCVASGNPTPTILWRKDGVLVSTHDSRVKQLDTGALQIRYAKLGDTGTYTCIASTPSGEASWKAYLEVHEFGVPVQPNRPTDPNLIPSAPSKPEVTDVTRTSVTLSWKPNLNAGATPTSYIIEAFSHASGSSWQTLAEHVKTESFVLKGLKPSAVYLFLVRAANAYGLSDPSPITDAVKTQDIPPTSQGVDHRQIQRELGEVVIHLHNPTILSSSSVRVQWTVEQQSQYIQGYKVMYRPSPEGPQRTEWAVFEVRTPGEDSAVVPQLRKGVTYEFKVRPFFNEFQGTDSDVKIGKTLEEAPSAPPREVTVAESGDNGTAIVVSWQPPPEEEQNGVVQEYKIWCLGNESRYHINRTVDGSTLSVLIPSLAPGIRYSVEVAASTGAGPGVKSDIAFFQLDASGRMTETESQENPLSQQISDVVKQPAFIAGIGAACWIILMVFSIWLYRHRKKRNGLSTSYAGIRKVPSFTFTPTVAYQRGGEGVSSAGRPGLLNIGESATQPWLADTWPNSCSNHNDCSINCCTAGNGNSDSNLATYSRPADCIANYNNQMENKQTNLIVPESGVYGDVDLSNKINEMKTFNSPNLKEGRFVGPGGQPTPYATTQLIQSSIMGNNMNSDRGTGGSGGGLGVGGEVNEKHCWKPTSIQQQKQEMGSQLQYNIMEQNKLNKDRYRGGDSPMPATIPYNQTHDSHTGGSYNSSDRGSSSTSGSQGQKKGVRTPKLPKQSTMNWADLLPPPPANPPPSRSTEEYSLMEESCDPDIQCPMPPSHMYLQPDELEEEEEMERGPTPPIRGAASSPAAVSYSHQSTATLTPSPQEEMQPMLQDAHDIHERRRHAVSPPTPPRPLSPSHTYGYISSPLAMDTDGMEEEDILEEEEEEGDETDAEVAKMHYHHTHPHPHHPQMHPRRLLLRGLEQTPASSMGDLESSVTGSMINGWGSASEEDNVSSGRSSAVSSSDGSFFTDADFAQAVAAAAEYSGLRVAKYPNTQGHDIGGASARKYQINPSGHRPGSPVSTDSNMSMAAVHRRPPKKQKQHLTGHAGNQRREAYNEDLPPPPIPPPAVLKSPTHPSKTVLEGRGVISPKAGEGRDKRGGTGSYRPREGSDPRTSSSERKDAQERQKTAHGGKGNKHEGSTANKARQHAGSEDILPYSRPQFPTVNSPRDPSSSSSMSSRGSGGRRRGEGGRRNPADMGLNTTGAFQPGDEELEMVES; encoded by the exons TCGTGTCTG TGCCCCCGGCATTTGTGGTGAAACCAAGGAACCAGGTGGTTGGGGTTGGCAGAACTGTCACCTTCCAGTGTGAGGCCACTGGAAACCCACAGCCAGCCATTTTCTGGCAGCGGGAAGGCAGTCag AACCTGCTCTTCTCATATCAACCTCCCCAACCCTCCAGCCGATTTTCTGTATCTCAGACTGGGGACTTAACCATCACTGATGCTGAACGCGCAGACATGGGATACTACAGCTGCCAGGCCCTCAACATTGCTGGCAGTGTCATCACCAAGGCTCTACTAGAGGTTACTGATG TTGTGTCAGACCGCCCACCACCAGTTATCCGACAGGGCCCAACCAATCAGACAGTAGCTGTGGACGGTACAGTGGTACTCAACTGTGTGGCATCAGGGAACCCCACCCCCACCATCTTGTGGAGGAAGGATGGCGTCTTGGTGTCCACACATGACTCCAGGGTCAAACAGCTGGACACGGGCGCATTGCAGATACGCTATGCAAAG CTTGGTGACACTGGCACCTACACCTGCATCGCCTCCACACCCAGCGGAGAGGCCTCATGGAAAGCCTACTTAGAAGTCCATG AGTTTGGAGTCCCAGTTCAGCCAAACAGACCTACTGACCCAAACCTGATCCCCAGTGCCCCTTCCAAACCTGAGGTCACTGACGTTACCCGCACCTCTGTCACCCTTTCATGGAAACCTAACCTTAATGCTGGAGCCACACCCACATCCTATATAATAGAGGCATTCAG TCATGCATCAGGGAGCAGCTGGCAGACCTTGGCAGAGCATGTGAAAACTGAGTCATTTGTACTGAAGGGCTTGAAGCCCAGCGCAGTCTACCTCTTCTTAGTACGGGCAGCCAATGCCTATGGGTTAAGTGATCCCAGTCCTATCACTGATGCTGTGAAAACACAAG ATATCCCTCCCACTAGTCAGGGTGTGGACCATCGTCAGATCCAAAGGGAGTTGGGAGAAGTGGTTATCCACCTGCACAACCCCACCattctctcctcctcatctgTCAGGGTGCAGTGGACA GTGGAGCAGCAGTCACAGTACATCCAGGGCTACAAGGTGATGTACAGGCCCTCACCGGAGGGACCACAGAGGACCGAATGGGCTGTGTTCGAGGTGCGCACCCCTGGAGAGGACAGCGCTGTTGTGCCGCAGCTTCGGAAAGGAGTGACATATGAATTCAAAGTCCGCCCCTTCTTCAATGAATTCCAGGGAACAGACAGTGATGTCAAAATTGGCAAGACGCTGGAGGAAG CCCCCAGTGCCCCTCCTCGTGAGGTTACAGTGGCGGAGAGTGGGGACAATGGGACCGCCATCGTGGTCTCCTGGCAACCCCCTCCAGAAGAGGAGCAGAACGGGgtggtccaggagtacaag ATTTGGTGCTTGGGGAATGAGAGTAGGTACCACATCAACCGTACAGTTGACGGCTCAACCTTATCCGTGCTGATTCCCAGTCTGGCCCCAGGAATCCGCTACAGCGTGGAGGTAGCAGCCAGCACCGGGGCGGGTCCCGGGGTCAAGAGCGATATCGCCTTCTTCCAGCTTG ATGCATCTGGGCGCATGACAGAGACTGAGAGCCAGGAGAACCCCCTGTCCCAGCAGATCTCAGATGTGGTGAAGCAGCCGGCCTTTATAGCAGGCATAGGAGCTGCTTGCTGGATCATCCTCATGGTCTTCAGCATCTGGTTGTACAGACACCGAAAGAAGAGGAATGGCCTCTCCACCAGCTATGCAGGCATACGGAAGG TGCCATCCTTTACTTTCACACCAACAG tGGCATATCAGAGAGGCGGAGAAGGTGTAAGCAGCGCTGGAAG GCCTGGTTTGCTGAACATTGGGGAATCTGCCACTCAGCCTTGGCTGGCTGACACATGGCCCAACTCCTGCTCCAACCACAATGACTGCAGCATCAACTGCTGCACTGCAGGCAATGGCAACAGCGACAGCAACTTGGCAACATACAGCCGCCCAG CCGACTGCATCGCCAATTATAACAACCAGATGGAAAACAAGCAGACCAACCTCATTGTGCCAGAGTCAGGAGTCTATGGAGATGTAGACTTGTCCAACAAGATCAATGAGATGAAGACCTTCAACAGCCCAAACTTGAAAGAAGGCCGCTTTGTGGGTCCAGGGGGCCAGCCGACACCGTACGCCACCACCCAGCTCATCCAGTCCTCCATCATGGGCAACAACATGAACTCAGACAGAGGAACTGGAGGGAGTGGAGGAGGACTCGGGGTTGGAGGGGAGGTGAATGAAAAACACTGCTGGAAGCCCACCTCTATccagcagcagaaacaggaaATGGGCTCCCAGCTGCAGTACAACATCATGGAGCAAAACAAGCTGAACAAGG ACCGTTATAGAGGAGGTGACAGCCCTATGCCAGCCACCATCCCCTACAACCAGACCCATGACAGCCACACTGGAGGCTCCTACAACAGCTCCGACCGAGGCAGCAGTAGTACCTCCG GGAGTCAGGGTCAAAAGAAGGGAGTACGTACCCCCAAACTACCCAAACAGAGCACAATGAATTGGGCTGACCTTCTGCCTCCTCCCCCTGCAAACCCACCCCCAAGTCGGAGCACAGAGGAGTACTCTCTGATGGAAGAAAG CTGTGACCCAGACATACAGTGCCCCATGCCGCCCTCTCACATGTACCTGCAGCCTGAtgagctggaggaggaagaggagatggagagggGACCCACTCCTCCTATCCGAGGGGCAGCCTCTTCCCCTGCTGCTGTATCTTACAGTCACCAGTCCACAGCCACTCTCACCCCCTCACCCCAGGAGGAGATGCAGCCGATGCTACAGGACGCACATGACATCCATGAACGCAG GCGCCATGCGGTGAGCCCCCCAACGCCTCCAAGGCCCCTCTCGCCTTCACACACATATGGGTACATCTCTAGCCCATTGGCCATGGACACTGATGgtatggaggaggaggatatactggaggaagaggaggaggagggtgatgAGACAGATGCAGAGGTGGCCAAGATGCACTATCACcacacccacccccaccctcaCCATCCCCAGATGCATCCACGAAGGTTGCTGCTTCGAGGGCTTGAACAGACACCTGCGTCCAGCATGGGCGACCTGGAGAGCTCTGTGACCGGCTCCATGATAAACGGATGGGGGTCAGCTTCTGAAGAGGATAATGTCTCTTCAGGGAGGTCCAGCGCTGTCAGCTCATCAGATGGATCCTTCTTCACCGATGCTGACTTTGCTCAAGCAGTTGCCGCAGCTGCAGAATATTCAGGCCTCAGGGTGGCCAAATATCCCAACACACAGGGCCACGACATCGGAGGAGCTTCAG cACGAAAATACCAAATAAACCCATCAGGCCACCGTCCTGGCAGCCCGGTGTCTACAGACAGTAACATGAGTATGGCAGCTGTACACAGGAGGCCTCCTAAGAAGCAGAAACAGCATCTTACAGGCCATGCAGGGAACCAGCGACGTGAAGCCTATAATGAAG ATCTCCCACCTCCACCCATCCCACCTCCCGCTGTGCTTAAGTCGCCTACACACCCTTCCAAGACAGTCCTGGAAGGGAGAGGAGTGATTTCCCCCAAAGCAGGTGAGGGTCGAGACAAGAGAGGAGGAACGGGGAGCTATCGGCCAAGAGAGGGCTCGGACCCCAGAACCAGCTCGTCTGAACGCAAAGACGCTCAGGAGAGACAAAAGACTGCTCATGGTGGTAAAGGGAACAAACACGAGGGTAGCACCGCCAACAAGGCACGCCAACACGCAG GTTCAGAGGACATTCTGCCCTATAGCCGACCACAATTCCCCACAGTCAACAGCCCCCGAGACCCAAGCTCCTCCAGCTCCATGTCCTCCAGGGGCTCAGGGGGCCGacggagaggagaaggaggccGCAGGAACCCTGCAGACATGGGCCTCAACACCACGGGAGCCTTCCAACCAGGAGATGAAGAGCTAGAG ATGGTAGAAAGCTGA